GACCGGCGGCGGTTGTCAACCAGCCTGCCATCGCACCACATTATCAACCGGAGATCTGCATCCTATGTACTGGCTCGTCGCCCTCATGTCCATCGCCATCCTCGGCCTCGTCGTCTCCGGCGTCCTGCTGGAGTTGCGCCCAACCCTGGCCGGCCGCATCCGGCCCTGGTACAGGCCCGCGCTCGGGACCCAACTCCTGGTCTTCGTCGGTGCCCAACTCGGCCTCTTGCTGCTCGGTGTCAATGAGGCCCTGGCCGCACCCGAGGCCGCGGCGGCCGGCGCCGGACACCTGGCGGAGATGTCGACCGGCATGGGGCTGGCCATCATCGGTGCCGGTATCCCCACCGCGCTGTCCACCATCGGCGCCGGGATCGCCGTCGGTCCGATCGGCGCGGCCTCCCTCGCCGCGATCACCGAGAAACCGGAGACCCTGGGCCGCACCCTGATCTATCTGGGTCTGGCCGAGGGTATCGCCATCTACGGCCTGGTCATCTCGATCCTCCTGCTCAACAAGATCTGAACGGGCCCGCCATGACCACCGCACACGAATCGGTCCGCCCGACCCGGATGCTGTTCCTGGGCGAGCAGAGCCTGGCGGACGGCTTTCGGCTGATCGGCTTCGAGACCCTCGCCGACCCGACCCCCGAGGCGGCCGATCAGGTCTTCCGCGACCTGTCGCGCAACCGCGAGAAGGCCTTCGTCATCCTGGACGACCGGCTGATGCGCGCGGACTGCCCGAACCTCAAGCGGGTGCGCCGGGAGGGCGGGCGGGTCGTCGTGATCTCGGTCCCGCCGTTGAGTGCCCCGACCCTGCTGGCCAGCGAGGTCGCGGACCGGCTGACCGCCCTGTTCGGGGCCGGCGCCGTGCCGGACGGGCAGCCCGGGCACGCGGGGGGTGCGACGTGAATCAGGTCGAAGCCCTGGAACAGGCGATCCTGAGCCGGGCGGAGCGCCTGGCCGAGGAGTTCCGTGAGCGCGCCAACCGCGGTCGCGACAGTATCCTGCGGGAGGCGGCGGAGCGGCTGCGCCTGCGCGAGGAGCGCGAAGAGGCCCTGGCCCGGGCGCTCACCGAGCGCAGCTTCCGCCAGCAAGTCCAGGCGAGCGAACTCAAGATGCAGAGCCACTTGGATCTGCTGCGCTGGAACCTGGTGCAGGGCGTGGAGCGGCGCCTGCAAGCGCGGATGCAGCGCTTCATGCAGGACGAGGCGGCCTACTTCCAGTGGCTCCTGGCCCTGATCGGGGAGGCTGCCGGGCGGATCGAGCGCGAGTCGCTCATCGTGCGCGTCAACGCCCGCGACCACCAGCGACTCTTCGCCCGTTGGGACGACGTGCTCGAACGGCTGCCCAAGGGCCATAGCGCCACGCTGGCCGATGACCACCTCGAGACCCTGGGCGGCTGCCTGCTCCTGAGCGACGACGGGCGCATCCGCGTGGACCAGACCTTCGAGGGCCGACTCACCCGGCTGAGCGCGCGCGTCCAGCAGGTGATCCTGGAACGCCTGCTGCCCGGCGGCCTCGACACCGGCAACCTCTTCTGCGGATGAGACTATGACAGAACCCAGCAGAATCGGCGTCATCCGCGACATCAACGGACCCATCGTCACGGTCGAGATGCCCGGCGCCCGCAATGGCGAGCAGGTCAAGATCGGTGAATTGGGGCTGTTCGGGGAGGTGATCTCGCTCAGCGGCCTGCGCGCTGTGGTCCAGACCTACGAATCGACCGACGGGGTGCGCCCCGGGGAGGTCTGCGTGGGGCTGGGCTTCCCGCTCTCGGTAGAGCTTGGCCCCGGCCTCATGGGCGGGATCTTCGACGGGGTGCAGCGCCCCCTGGAGAAGATCGCCCTGCAATCGGGCGACTACATCCGCCGCGGCATCAACGTACCGGCCCTGGACCGCGCCCGCCAGTGGGCCTTTACACCCAATCCCGACCTGGAACCCGGGGCCCAGGTGGGGAGCGGCAGCGTGCTGGGCACGGTGCAGGAGACCCTGGCGGTCCTGCACCGCATCCTGGTCCCGCCGGGGATCGCGGGTGAACTGGAGGACCTGGCACCCACCGGCAACTATGACATCGAGGCGTCGATCGCCCGGGTGCGCACGGCCAAGGGCCATAGCCTGACGCTCAGCATGTACCAGCGCTGGCCGGTACGCAAACCCCGCCCCTATCGCAAGCGCGACGACGGGATCGCGCCGCTCATCACCGGGCAGCGGGTCATCGACTCCTTCTTTCCCCAGCTCAAGGGCGGCAAGGGCGCCGTCCCCGGCCCCTTCGGCGCCGGCAAGACCGTGGTACAGCAGCAGATCGCCCGCTGGTCCAACGCCGACATCGTCGTCTATGTCGGCTGCGGCGAGCGCGGCAACGAGCTGGTGGACGTACTGGAAACCTTCCCCCAGCTCACCGACCCCTACTCAGGGCGCAAGCTGATGGAGCGCACCCTGCTCGTCGCCAATACCTCCAACATGCCGGTGGTGGCGCGCGAGGCGTCCATCTATGTCGGCATCACGATGGCCGAGTATTACCGCGACATGG
The DNA window shown above is from Candidatus Thiodictyon syntrophicum and carries:
- a CDS encoding ATP synthase subunit C translates to MYWLVALMSIAILGLVVSGVLLELRPTLAGRIRPWYRPALGTQLLVFVGAQLGLLLLGVNEALAAPEAAAAGAGHLAEMSTGMGLAIIGAGIPTALSTIGAGIAVGPIGAASLAAITEKPETLGRTLIYLGLAEGIAIYGLVISILLLNKI
- a CDS encoding V-type ATP synthase subunit F; this encodes MTTAHESVRPTRMLFLGEQSLADGFRLIGFETLADPTPEAADQVFRDLSRNREKAFVILDDRLMRADCPNLKRVRREGGRVVVISVPPLSAPTLLASEVADRLTALFGAGAVPDGQPGHAGGAT
- a CDS encoding V-type ATP synthase subunit E, encoding MNQVEALEQAILSRAERLAEEFRERANRGRDSILREAAERLRLREEREEALARALTERSFRQQVQASELKMQSHLDLLRWNLVQGVERRLQARMQRFMQDEAAYFQWLLALIGEAAGRIERESLIVRVNARDHQRLFARWDDVLERLPKGHSATLADDHLETLGGCLLLSDDGRIRVDQTFEGRLTRLSARVQQVILERLLPGGLDTGNLFCG
- a CDS encoding V-type ATP synthase subunit A, whose translation is MTEPSRIGVIRDINGPIVTVEMPGARNGEQVKIGELGLFGEVISLSGLRAVVQTYESTDGVRPGEVCVGLGFPLSVELGPGLMGGIFDGVQRPLEKIALQSGDYIRRGINVPALDRARQWAFTPNPDLEPGAQVGSGSVLGTVQETLAVLHRILVPPGIAGELEDLAPTGNYDIEASIARVRTAKGHSLTLSMYQRWPVRKPRPYRKRDDGIAPLITGQRVIDSFFPQLKGGKGAVPGPFGAGKTVVQQQIARWSNADIVVYVGCGERGNELVDVLETFPQLTDPYSGRKLMERTLLVANTSNMPVVAREASIYVGITMAEYYRDMGYDVVMLADSTSRWAEALREVSGRLGQMPVEEGYPAYLASRLAAVYERAGRVETYGAGSGSVTLIGAVSPPGGDFSEPVTSHTKDIIETFWALSKELADARHYPSIDWVTSFSGHVHTAATWWHQEVDPNWERHRTAALALLARDAELSRIVNLVGPEALSDAQRWELEGASLVKEGVLQQSALDEVDTFCSPQKQFALLDLVIAIYRDGAALIELGVPVAELQNLPILAKMRRIKSMYSSEQMDQIQAFRAEVNTAMEEIRGEYAKQGDAA